In Oryza sativa Japonica Group chromosome 8, ASM3414082v1, the sequence TTGCCTCAGCATGATAAGTTTCCAGGTCTTTGTCCAGCTCATCTGCAGTCTTCCCAGCTTGCCTCCTTCCGCGACCACGGCCCTGGAATTGACCACGGCCCCTGACACTGCCAGTGCCACGGCCCTGGAACTGGGACTGGAATGGGGCACGACCCCTGCCACGGCCTCGGCCCCGGCCAGCTTGGAAGGCACCACGGTTATATCTATTACTGGAATGGCAAGTTCAGGTGACAGATCAGCAAAAAGATCAATAAAGTTTCAACACATTTGTGGTGTTTTTCAGTTTGGTTGTGTCAACTAGGGAAAAACACAAGCAAGATGAAATTGTCACCAACCACCGCCAAAAGTGAGAATAACTAGTAGAAAACAACCTTATTTTCTTCTTTGTATGTCACAAATGCATACAGTATCCATGACTAAACTAGGAAAAATTGTAGTATAGCAGGAACAGGTGGAAACATGATTAATTTATGCTAGACATGTAGTATAAAATGTAAACCTGAAACTCTGCACATTACATGCTTCTTattaaaaacaagaagaaattgGTTACAATAATAACCAAATGGCAGTTGCTTTACTGTAGATCATGATGCTTTTAAAATAACCAAGCAAAATGATGTGGTCACTATTCGCTACTAGTACCAGATAAGTAACAGAATAAATTACACAGCTAAGAAAATGATACTGTGAGAAGCCTTACACTGTAGGACCTGTTGGTCTACTGCTGGAACCACTGCCACGCTGGCCAATTTCAGGCctgaaatatatttatttttgttgagatttatagaaaaataaggtaGATTGACTGAATGGTTGATAGGTATATAGCTTTAAAGGCTCagagaaaaatgaaaacaacaaaAGCCCAACATAGCACATTTTCAAACTGGAGTTAAATTTCACAAGTTATCAATTGACTTGCAACACACAACTGCTAACGAACGTGACGAAACATATTTATCAGTTGAACTTTTATCCGTTTTCAGACTATAGTCCTTCCTAAATATGGCTAGCTCATTAGAATATTTCACACAATACTAGAATCTGCTAAGTAAACAGCTCATATTGGCAGTGACAAGTTAAATTAGCACATATACTGGCCCAACAAGAAGTTTACTTAAAAATATTACAACTCATCAAACAAATTATCAGCCTCTAAAGTAACACATGAACAGAAGCTTGTAGACATGCCATATTGTTagcagaaaaaagaaagaagagttTATCTGCAAGCAATTAGGAGTTCTGATAGCCCAGTATTCAATATTTAACTTGGGACATACAGACTGCATTGTGATGTGTGATCCAGCTTAGGTTCCAGGTATGTCATTTTCTTTTTGTCCTTGGAAGCTAAATAAGAAATTGAGATACATAGAAATGGAAGGATTACTCACGTCATAACAACTGTTCTTGTAGGTCTGCCATTAGAAGCCCCAACCACATTTATGCGAGGTGTCATAGGCAAACCTAAGTCACTTCCAATAACTTCTATCTTCATAGCTTTACCATCAAGCAGAACATTATTGTAACGTTTCAATGCAGCAATTGCATCACTTCTCCTAGTAAACACCACTTCTGCTGTGCCCTGCAGAAATTTAACAAAAAAAGATATTAGCACAATAATCGAGGCAAGAGGCAGTTAGCAAAAGTTTCAGTGATCACAAAAGTTCatttatcattttctttttgcagAATAAGCACCGCAAATGGACACTGTTTACATGCTGTTAATTTGCTAGGCCAGCTAATTAGTACATAAGATTgtgtatatataaatttttttgaccAGAAAACAGAGAGGGAGGTCCCCACGCTATATATAGTACATAATTATTACAACAAATACATGTATTTTGCAAATGTACTCTAAGCAGATCACCATTTTATGGAGTTTCAACCAGAAAAGCTCAGCAAAGTTCAATGTGTGAAAGAATAAGAAAGACATAATCCCTACATATATATTACTAAAAACAAACATTTCCTATGTTTGTCTTCTTGCTGTTATCTCAAACGCAAGATAATCACTAAGATACATATTATCCTATTGTTGTTTTATTGTTCTTGGTAAATCTAATGCAAGGCATAAATCTGTGCACTGGAAGTTTTCATCCATAAGACAAGGTATAATTATACTTCATATGTGATCATCTAGAGCAAACTGAAAGTACTGAGTGGGAAGATGACAAGGTGTGTATGGTTTCCCTTGAAACAATGCAAATTGGTTCACCGAAGAAAAACATCACTTTGAGTTTACATATAATACCTAATTGAAATCAAAATATGCTCTATTTGTAAATATGATAAGAAGTACAAACATTTGGGCGCCCATAACCATCAAAGTGAACAGCAAAGCGCTTCAAGTGACCAACTTCTGAAAACAGCTCCTACAAGGCGAATTGAAAATGTTAGCCTGTCAACTCTATATCCAACAAGAATAGTGAAAAGAAATATCCCAAAAAATTAATTAGTCTAACAAACCTTTATATCCTCATTGGAAACCCCATAGTCCAAGTTTGAAATGTACAATTTTGTACCAGTTTCAATTCCACTAGCTGCCATACTATCACTAAACAGATCAGGTCTCCAGGTCATGTCTTTGGTTCTGCTAAAAGACTGAAAATGGCCAAACATCCAGCATGTGAGAAAATGTGTCATCACAGAAGCATATCACCTCAAACTGTTCTGTATGATCATGGCAACTATCATTAGTAATATCAATCTTTATGGTAGAGCAGAAATAAGCAGCTTGACTATGAAAATGCTGCATTAACTTAAAATGGAGAGGAAGAGAGTTCCACAAATATCACAAGTGGAGTAGATAAATGGCTAGAGCATTTTCTCTGGAGACATCCTAGAAGCACTTCACCATAGCAGATCCCAAAGCTGTCAGATGAGAGCTGCATTGAAGTTCCAGGTATTGCACAAGGATCAATGAAGATCCTTCCTTCGGCACCACATGCAGATTATATATTGAATTGCAAGAATACcacaaacttctttttttttcttttcatttggtTCGATCCATATGTGTGACAAACCTCCTTTTCCATTTATTTCGATCCATTTGATCGAAGAGCAGTTGCTGTCCTTCAAAGTTCCCACTAGATGTATCCACCAGTTATTTCTGCCACTCCATAAATGAAACCTTAGAAATGATCTACCCAATCAAAGTTTTTCACAAGAGATTAACAGCAAAGGAGGAGAGCATTCACTAGCGTGGCATTGGTTCCCCTTGAGTTCTCTAGGAACATCAAATTGTAAAAACTTTGGGCTGTCACCCTAGTTGGGCCAGCTCCCTGTAATCTCATTTCCTCGTTAACCGATCGGCAAAACCACTGCCTTCTCCTCTAAAAAAGGAAAGACTAATAGCAAAGCtacttcttcctctcctccacctccacatgATAGAGAGATGCTCTAGCCAAATCCAACTCGACAAAGGCTCGCTCCATTAGTGATAACTTCTGCCCCTCCACATTGTACAAAATCTTAGAGATGCTCTCTCTTCATTCATtcagtaatttatttttttttagcgtATTCAGGAGAAATCTGACCATGAACAAAAACACAGCGTCAGTTTCGGTGGCCTTGCCTTAGCAATAGTGCGCGCTGATGGCCGCGAGTTAACCCCGAGGCCAAGGGGCCCTCGAGGAGGCATCCCTGATCTTCCACGCAGCACATATCCACCtctcccaccaccacctccaccacctccaccaccttgaACACGGCCACCACCACTAACCCTATCCCCACCCCTCCTGGCGTAATACGCCATAATCCCAAACTCGCTTCGGTCAGATCAGATTAACACggttcttctccttcttctccaaCAATCAAACGATGAAAAACCTGCAACATTACAAGGCTCGATCAGGGGGGGAggcgcgaggcgcgaggcgAAGAGAGGAACctcttccagatctagaagaagAGAGGGGGGTAGGATTAGGGCAAAGAGAGAaggtgcggtgcggtgcggtgcggtgcgaTGCGATGCGATACTCACCGGCGTTGCGAGGATGCGGAGTAGGAAGCAGCAGGACGCCGGCGGCTGCTCGCCGCTGCTCGGCcgtgcggaggcggaggcggcggcggcggcggaaacgtgaggagaggaggagatgtaGTAGAGAAGGAAGCAAAGGTGGAGTCAATGAAGAGGATAATTGCGCTGGGCTATTTGTTTAGCGGTATGGGCTTTCATGTGGGCCGGTCTGAGTCGAGTACGGCCCAGCCCGGCTGAAACGGAATCGAGAAGGTGAACCTCATAGGAATAAGCTTATAtcggaaaggaaaaagtacaccgaaggtccctcaacttgtcatcaggATAAAAAAAGTACtcgaaccgtaaaaccagatatgtgGGGTCCCTTAAATAACAAAACCGGACACCCAagatccttcggtggttttgaccccggttttggtctacgtggtgGCTAAGtcagtgtgggacccacgtgggccccacatgtcaacatgccacgtcatcactccctctctctctttcccctcctctccctttctcccatctctctatctctttctctctctcttttcttctgcAAGCTGGCCAGTGaatggggaggaggtcgccggggcgacgaggtggcggcggtggctgcgacGCGGGAGCAGGCCACCACGCCGGGTTAGATTCTTGCACCGGCCAAACTCTCCCGGGATGGTGCTGGTGAACCGGTTCCCGAACAGCTGAAGAAACTTCGCCGGTGAACCGGTGAGGTTGTTGACGTCCAAACCGAGAGCCCACATAGCCGAGCAGTTGTAGAGGCGGCTCGGGATGCCGCCACCGCAACTACCATCCCACTGTGCAAGCCGAGCCATCGCCCTTTCCACCGCTTCCGgccgctccccgccggcgaCACAGGCCTCGCTCGGCTGTGCTGCCGCCACCCTCAGCACCGCCacgctccaccgctcctcggcgTCCACTCCTCTTCGCCGAATACCCACCGGAGTCCCAACCACCTCGCGTTCCGGTGAGTTCCGCCCCGAGTTCCATCGCCGGCGTTGTTTTCCCACCGCTTCGGTCGCCCGTTTTCCTCCCTAACCCATCCAATCTCTTCCTCAGGTCTCGCCGATCCtcggcctcccctcctcctgtgCCGGACGCCGCcaaatcgtcgtcgtcgtcctcgcccgagggacgccgccgcctcctcgcctccctccgtcggccacctctccccgccgtcaGCCGCTTGGTGAGCATCCCTCCTTTCCTCCCCGCTCCCTTCCATCGCTTGTCGGCCGCCGCTTCCGGTGAggacctctcctccctcccctttttTCCCGTCCTCCTTTCTTGCCGGCCACCACCTCTTGGGGTGCGCCGCCGTCCCCCGTGCGCGCCGCTGTcctccgcccgcccgccgccgttccgcatcgccggctgccgccgccgccgcaccttggctcggccgggccggctttgtgccgcgCCAGTGGCCCTGGCCGCTGCTCTCCCCTCGGGTCGACCTGGGTCGTCCACGTGGTGGACATGTGCCCGAGGCCGTGGTGGACCGTGTCCACCGTGCGCCcttccccttgtgccgctgacatgtgggacccgcctgtcggcgccggttccccttgctgacgtccgcgaatgccttttcctttgagaaaataattattaattgcgtcataaatcggtaataattctagaaattcattaaaacggctcaaaacttctaaaatttatgtctaattcatacgaactccgaattgagccattcaagttgcaaaattcatctaaaattgggatctacatgtttttttactttttatgtactatttccttggtttttattagtgtttttcctcgttttgcacGCCAACGAGTAGATTCCGCCATTTCGGAAGTCTGCGGTCGCAAagataagagttcagaagatccaagtAAAGAAGCAAGGGAAGTCACACatttccccttgagcatgttgatcccaatttacaaatgttttaccgtttgcaaataaatatgcatgttttgctaattacatgggatcagggtttacctatctgctcgcttgtgccatgtttacttgatatctgtcatTTGTCAATcgtgggtaataaatcgactagctcatgttacttatgtgacacatctagaactatatgcttagccatgcttaattgccactagctcagttgatgggataattacagttttAGACCTGTTAGTATCATGACGagccgcgtgctcgagacacccgACCATGTTGCATTGGTCGTAATTATCTATCTAAAAtgcaactgaatggtgggctgtgggtgcatggttttgcgagtcgcacccatggcaattaagacCAGTttacgggaaaccctggaagacttacagtgcttgccacaagcgggaatgggtaactgcctgatctgaagtatagctcgaccctttcctaggcaccggtggcgagggtgggcgtgatggagttgggtcggccggggtgtccaattgtccagctgccggattcaccgcggtgCACGAGGGGACTGCCTGCTGCCTTgtgaggagtgggggtgaaaccttagcgtggtgtggatggttaggggagagttatatgaagggtcttgtcacaatcactcgacgtGGTGACGTgttcatcatgggcacatgatgacacggtgacatgtcggtggattgtgtcttgtgcgTACAGTTATGCACctctggctagagtaaaactattcgaatagccgtgcccgcggttatgggcgatcgagcagattcaccgtgattagtctcacccctgataaatcgacccaatgcactgtagttcaggtgggttggttgggcctgttcaacgtggtgtagcattGATCaatggagatttaatattaccttaattaCTCAACTGTCTTACTGTTTTGCGCaataaatgttttacaaccgcctttatgcaaatagccacaagccaTTCTTGAATTCCCTTGCATGTCTGCAttgttggtgtggcttgctgagtacagtggttgtactcagccttgctattatttcccccttttcagaagtgtagtgattctgagctgaagacgaagttagaggactaaggctcagaccccagttgagttttgcgtgtggagtggagctgaagcctcgttaggatcgcctttttccgctgcttctACTTTCGTTTcagtgtgaggactaagtgcctcttctgtaagtattttacgctttatttatgtttgaaactgtatattacttgtcgctttatttacgtttggaactgtatattacttgtcgttttgtgtaccctggctggtactggacagggatttaatacacaaaatagtctggaaatttgggttaaatttctgggcgtgacactggTGTTGGCCCATGTCAGTCCGACCCGACCGTCGGGCCGTGTctgggcctcggcctcggcACAGTGGGCCGACCCAGCATGGCATAgtccaagaaaaaaaagtctattttgcctccctcggctTTTCCTCTTAGTTGAGTCTCATCCCCTTGTTGACAACATAAATGTTATTCAATACACAATAAATCAATTACGGTCTTTCTATTTgagtaaaaatataataaaacttATAAAATCCATAACTAACTCATATGTACTCTGTTTAACTCCATTCAAAATGcagaaaattcataaaaataccCCAAATCCATTCAAAATCCTAGTAGGCTTTTCGCTGACACACTATATACTTCATCTTGAGcaaattttgtaaatttttattatatatatagtttcatcCTATTGTGCATATGAAAGAGGATTAGCTCTTAGATTTTTTATGAACTGGACCCATGTTAAGAACCTTATTCATATTAGCTAATCTTCAGTGTGAAATCGTTATCATCTAGTGAGTAATGTCTATTCGCTATTGCTAGCTCATGCACGCGATGAAGTTTCCAAATACAGACAATATTAAAGGCTGACAGATATGCTAGCTATTTGCACATTAGCCACCGTTTTTATCAGGCAAACATTAACTTGCATTTATTCGTTTGATATTCTCGAATGTGTAAAATAATTTCTTTCCATAATCTAGTGATTGTTGCGATATGATCTTCCATTATAAAACCACCATATTCCCCTTTCTTTGAACTCATATCAATCTAACCATTTCCCATCAATCCATAGGTGCAGTCTTGCTAGAAAGTGGTGAATCGTGAAGGCCATGGCTCGCAACAAGGTGAAGTTGCAGCGGATCATCAATGATGCGAAGTGGCGGGCGGCATTCAAGAAGCGGCTCAAGGGCTAGAAGAAGAAGGCAAGCGAGTTGTCGACACTATGTAGTGTGGATACATGCCTCATGGTGTATGGTGAGGGCGAGGTGCAAGCAACAGAGGTTTGGCTGTCGGTGCAGGAGGCGACGAGGGTTCTTGAGCGCTTCAAGGCCATGCCACAGCTAGACAGATACAAGAAGACGATGGATCTGGATGGCTTCATCAAGGAGCGCACCGACAAGCTCCAAGAAAAGTTGCACAAGGTAAGACGTGATGCCGATGAAAGCGAGACCAAGATACTCATCGTTGAAGCCTTCTATAGCCGCTGCGCAGGCCTCGAGGATCTTACCATTGAGCAGCTTACCAGCCTTGGCTGGATGGCAGATGCACAACTCAAGATCGTCAACAACTCAGTCTATCCGTAACCGTGCCactgaaattttacaaaattagaaccatgccactgTCGTCACGTTTTCCGTCAATTTCCTTCCTTTTCcaccttcttccttctttctcctgtcttcttccttctttctgcCATAGCGAGGTTGAGCGCGTTTGCGATTAGCACGGTGTCCACACGGCTTCCCGCGTCAGTGCAGCCAGCGTCGGCCGTAGCGACATCACTATTCCCGCCATCGTGGCGGTGGCGTGCCCGCCCGCGCAGAGCCCCATCTTCGGGGCCGAGAGCCCCATCTCGTGGCAtctttcccttctctctctcttccccgtCGCATGGTTAGCGGGAGGCGCGGCGAAGCGCGTGGTGCCGGTGTCCAAGTGAGGCGGCATCTCGGACCTCatttcccccctctctctgtccCCACCCCTTGGGTctgatcactctgcgtcgaggAGCTGTCGGGTCCAAAGCTAGTGCCAGGGTCGGCCGCTGAAgccttgggggggggggggttcctCATCGTCGCAGGCTAGCTCCGGCCGCTGTCtcacctccttctcctccatctAGCGGGCTCCAGCACCAGCGCCTTGCCTCCTCCACTGCCGCCGGTGCTAGCAAGCCGGCtctcccgctcccgccgccgatcCGTGCGTCCCCACCTTGCCGTCGCGATCTTTTTAACTAGGAAACCTCCACATCATTTAGCGATATTTAGATCATACATGTTGCCTGCGGAAAACGTGAGACATTAATTAGGAGATCATATGCTCTATCGTGTGTTACCTTTATCCGTTATAACGCACGGACATTTTTGCTATATtcattatattaaaagttaaagcaatttatcAAGTACTACCTCTGTTCTATAAAAGTTGAATTTATAGGGAATCAAGGATAGAAAAACAATCATAATAACCTTATTATTTAATGAATACAGTGCACGCACACATTCtatatataaacttaattaacaTGAAGGTTGAGACTTAGAGAAGGGATGGAAGGAAGGGAGATTaaaaggaaatatttttttatgtaatcAATTTGCTGGGTCCCACAttagtagaaatacaattttagatagaaattcaaattttatgaaacggaggtagtaaattaatgtgggaaataaaCTTTCCTTTTAAAATCATGGCTGAGAATATTTTCCTAATATTCTTCATTCCCTAATATACTCTATAATTTTCCTTAAACTTTCATAgtaaaaaacaaaggaataagttcaccggaggtccctcaacttaacagcgagaatttttgaggtcccttaaccacaaaaccagaaatgtttacctctaaactcacacaaaccgTGCACTCAAGATCCTATAGCAGTATATATGgctggtttcgctgacgtggcatcctagtcagaaaaaaaattaaaaaatgtacgtgaggcccacatgtcagttgcacatctcttctcttctagttttattctcctcctcttctctattctcttcTTCAGGCCGGCAGCAGGCGGAGAGCCGGCGGGCAAGCGCAGATGAAGGCGACGGGCGGAGAGCCGTCGGGCTGCTGTCGCCGGAGCTGCATAGCCGGCTCCTCTCCGACCACCGCGCGCCCTtgctctccctcctccgccgccaggaTGACGAGCTCCGGACCAAGATCAAGAACCACCTCCTCGCGCTCGGATGGACCATCGCCTCCAAAGCCCAGCCTCCCTGGCCTCGCGCCCAGGCTCCGCTACGTCTCCCTCGCCGGAAGCATGCATGCTatttgtatgtatgtatgtatgtatgtaagcTCGCTAATGGCCAGGTGATTAGCGAGCTTAGGAAATGGGCTCAGCAAACACCACCTCATCCTGGaaggcaaccatccatcatCATAAGAAGTCAATACTGCCCTGGTCCATCTCCTCGTGGAAGGCAACCTCGCCCGCCCGCAGCACCCCTGTGTCCCCATCACCTGGCCGATCTGCTTAGGAGCATCGTCAACCAACGCCTACGTCGGACTTCCATGGCAGCTAGCACAGCCATCCTCGGCGCCAGTACGATGTACGCCATCAACTCATCATCAGACGCCAGTCGCCGACGATGCTACCTCCACGGTGCCACCACGTTGTCAAGACGCCGGATGTCCTCGCATGTGCGGCAGCTGCAACAACAAgagcacggcgacggcgatggtgcCTCCGCCCCTGGCCACCTCTGCCGCCCACGGCCTGCcgactccccccccccccgcgcgccccgcccagcgctcccgccgccgacgacgccctccccttctcttgcgtcaccggccggcgccgccggcatccGAACCTCTCGTGACCCGTGGCCCGTGGCTCCATGCACGCCCGCCACTCCGCTGCCGTGCTCGCCCACCGATGCTCTGCCCGGCGGTGCTCCACCGgtgaagaggagaagaagagaagtgaagaggaggagaaaagagaagaaaacatatgtgaagctgacatgtgggccctacgtacttttaaattttttttctgactaggatggcacgtcagcgaaaccactcaCATATACTGCCATAGTAACTTGAGTGCACGGTTTATGTAAGTTTAGGGGtaaacatttctggttttgtaattaagggacctcaaaaaatctcgctgttaagttgagggacctccggtgaacttatttcaaaaacaaaaggagagagaagcaAGGTCCATCGCTTGGGCCGACGTCCTCCCCCCTTTCCTTCTTACTTGGGCCGACGCTCCCGCACGGCCCAAGGCCGCGCTAGCCCATCCCCATGCCGAACCAGCTAGCCCAAGGCCACGCCAGCCCAGCTTGCCCGCGCCCCTCCTTCAGTCCAGCCCACTCGTCAATTTTGTCCCCCTCCTCTAGCCTAGTCCACTCCCTCGGCCCGTAGAGTAAAACAGAATGCCAAATTAGTGCACGATTAAGGCCCTATTTCTTTCAtgttaggattattataatctagattattgagagTAAACTGAAAGAAACAGATAATTTAttaaagtagcttattataatctggatcccagcttattataatccgaTAAGCTCATTTATGTGAGCTTTTTCCatattattgggtgaaaaattacccaccatgccaccccactcctTCTTTAAACTTgtaaacccaataatctagactctaataatctaggaaagaaacaactaaccgcctATTCTACTACATATtatagcttatagtaatctgactcaataatctagattataataatcccaagctaaAAGAAACAGGGTCTAAACCAGAATGTCAGATTAGCGCACGATTAACTAAATATTAGCTTAAAAACTcataatataaattaatatgatttttaatgaaacttt encodes:
- the LOC4345621 gene encoding THO complex subunit 4D isoform X1 encodes the protein MAYYARRGGDRVSGGGRVQGGGGGGGGGGRGGYVLRGRSGMPPRGPLGLGVNSRPSARTIAKSFSRTKDMTWRPDLFSDSMAASGIETGTKLYISNLDYGVSNEDIKELFSEVGHLKRFAVHFDGYGRPNGTAEVVFTRRSDAIAALKRYNNVLLDGKAMKIEVIGSDLGLPMTPRINVVGASNGRPTRTVVMTPEIGQRGSGSSSRPTGPTVNRYNRGAFQAGRGRGRGRGRAPFQSQFQGRGTGSVRGRGQFQGRGRGRRQAGKTADELDKDLETYHAEAMKTD
- the LOC4345621 gene encoding THO complex subunit 4D isoform X2, with the translated sequence MAYYARRGGDRVSGGGRVQGGGGGGGGGGRGGYVLRGRSGMPPRGPLGLGVNSRPSARTIAKSFSRTKDMTWRPDLFSDSMAASGIETGTKLYISNLDYGVSNEDIKELFSEVGHLKRFAVHFDGYGRPNGTAEVVFTRRSDAIAALKRYNNVLLDGKAMKIEVIGSDLGLPMTPRINVVGASNGRPTRTVVMTNRYNRGAFQAGRGRGRGRGRAPFQSQFQGRGTGSVRGRGQFQGRGRGRRQAGKTADELDKDLETYHAEAMKTD
- the LOC107281957 gene encoding agamous-like MADS-box protein AGL80, with product MVYGEGEVQATEVWLSVQEATRVLERFKAMPQLDRYKKTMDLDGFIKERTDKLQEKLHKVRRDADESETKILIVEAFYSRCAGLEDLTIEQLTSLGWMADAQLKIVNNSHGVHTASRVSAASVGRSDITIPAIVAVACPPAQSPIFGAESPISWHLSLLSLFPVAWLAGGAAKRVVPVSK